Genomic window (Oryza sativa Japonica Group chromosome 3, ASM3414082v1):
AATAAATTAATCTCTATCATCAGGGGGTACTAATTACAGTATGATCGATGTACGCATGTGAAGGAAGCAAAATTAATCAAAGAATTATGATGGAGCTAGAGCCTCATCATAGAATAGAATATTCTAATCAAAGACTAGTCAGCTTGCTGCAAGGAGACGAGCACGGGCGGCGGGATGGCCGTGGCCtccggcgaggggcggcgcTTGGAGCGGCGGCCGGGTCGTGGTCGGACGCGGGGGCGAACCACCTTGGACTCCCCCCACTGCCAGTACATCTGCCGCTCCGCCATGTTGACGTCGCACTCCGGGAACGGCTCCGGGTACCTGTTGGTGTCGTAGCACACGGTGTAGAGCATCTGCCGCTGCCTGAACCGCCGCATCGCCATCCGCTTCCTCGCCGTCATGGCCATGGTCGAGGAGTACTCGTCGCTCTCCATGaggtcctcctccgccgcggcgcaccTGTCCTGGtcgtcggcggtggtggcgaggcgGATGTCGGAGCGGGCGGTGCAGCCGCGGAGGACGAGGTCGGAGAAGACGGCGGTGAAGGGCCCGCGCTTGTAGTTGACCTTGTACTTGCCGTTGTCGGTGGCCCAGGTGGAGCCGTCCCAGATGGTGACGTAGAGCGCCATGGGCTTGGAGGGGTAGTCGGCGCCCATGGCGGCGGTGCGCGGGACCTCGCGGATGGGGACGCCGTCGACGTAGAAGACGATGAGGCGGGAGTGCCAGAGGATGGAGAAGCGGTGGGCGTCGGCGGTTGGGTCGAACGGCATCAGATACCTCTCCTCCCGCCCACGGTCCGTGCTGCCATTGCCGTACACGTTCGTCTGCATCTTCCACTCGTGCCTGTACCTGTTGCCCAAGAACTCGAAGTCCAGCTCGTCGTGCGTCTTCTCGAACACATCTCCATTAGACAGCTGCATGCATCACCAGCAATCAATACATATATCGTGATCAATTCATGCATGGTTTGATCGATCACCGAGCTAGAATGAATGCTAGTAATACGTACGTAGAAGGCGACGACTACGCCGGCGGTGTGGTCCTTGGGGAGCTTGATGGAGGCGCTGAAGAAGCCATGGTGGTAGTAGTCGGAGGAGATGAAGCCGGAGCCGGTGTAGCGGTTGAGGGTGATGCTCACCGTGCGCCCGTCGGCCGACTTCACCATGTTGTCCTCCCCGAACAGCGGCGAGAACCCCTCGTCGAACGCGATCGTCGGCACCTCCTCGAACCCCGACGCCGCCaagctcgccggagctaggctcatcatcatcatgcacGCCCACAGCAccgccagcaccgccgccgccatggaggaTCGATCGATTGAGGTGCGTGGGTGGATGGAGTGGAGaggaaagctagctagctaggtagctAAGCAACAAGAGTAGAGGGCGGTATGAAGTGGCGGGCGGAAAGAGAAGGAAGACGACGTCGCCAATTGGAGTTGGTCGGATGCCATCCATCTATATATGCTGCGTCTCTGTCATGCCCACCGTCgcaagagaaagaaaaatatgCGTCTTCTTTATACCATTTCTGGTTAACAATGATCCAATGGTATAATTAGTCAAGTTTATCATACCATACATACATATGCACATGTATATTCTTCCTTCCTCCACTTCAAGAGTAGCTAGCTACGCTAGCTTTGGTTGCGTCATATAATATTTGTGAGCTCatgagatgcatgattaattacttGTTTGGCTTAAAAGTTTTCATGAGGTTTGTTCAGCAGGAGTTAGTAGTTGTATAACTGAATAACTTGGATACAGGCTATGTCTCTATCATATCATATCGTTTAATTTTGGGATTCAAAAATCGATCCATCAGAGATTACTCTTCAGTCAATataatcgatcgatcgccagcGAGGCTTTTAAATACATACTCCATCAATTCATCTGTTGTGCAGTCGCCGTCTTTCGTCTCTCCATCGCTCCCTGTCACGTACTTACGTGTACTGCACTTATCTATATAATTcaagcttaattagctagctcctctcctctgctttttcttttcatcTCAAATCATTTATGAGAAAATACGTATACACACTACGCACAGGTTAGTTATTAGCTAGCACGGCAGTGACTGCTCTGCTCATCACAAAATTTGATCGATAAAAATCTATATATGCAAGCAGACATGATAGTCGAAAACTAACACTCAAAACACACAAAAAGATCATATGTTTAATTTCACCCATAGAGTTGGTAAGCTACCTACTTGCTGTAGTCCTCATGAACTAGTTAATTTAATTTGGACTAAACATATGCTATACTTGGGTACCTGATCTTAATTAGCGGTACCTGATCTTAATTAGCTGGACACATATTGTGAACCAATTAATTTGTGGTGGTGGCTTATATAATTCCCTAATAACTGAACTGTGTGATGAATTAGTTGGACTGATGGATTAAAGGCAAGTGCTAGCAAAGTGTACATATTCTTGGATCCTTGAATTCCCTGGATGAAAGGAAGGGAAAGCAGATTGATCGATTGACAAGGAAAGAAAGGGAACCTTACCTACCGTCACGGGCCACGTACTGACGTACTCCTACTCACTCATGGAACTAGCTTAATTTGCTTGATAGTTCAGtacattattaattattaacaactaattaggtggtgtttggaacGGCTGTGCGAATACTACACATACAAGTTAATTAATCTTTCTTTCTTGCTTGCATTGACCCACTGCCATAGCAGCCATGCAAGGCGATTGATTACGATTTCAGAGTTGTTATCCATATATATCTGCAGTTTGAACTAGTAGTTTCTATGTCACGGCTACGAAACATATCTGTTGTCTGAACATGGCAAGGGATAATAATCTCCCATATCCGTTGACGGCCGGGTTAGCAAACTGGAGTACTAATTAACAAGCTGCAGCTGCTCATTCAGCCAAGCACATGCATGTGGACGACATGATTAATTAGAGTAGTAGTTCAGAAGGCCCCAATGCAATGCAACGCAATGCAAGGACATTCAGGTTTCGGACAGAGAGACCCCCGTGTAACATGGGATCAAGGATGATGCCTGTATGTCTGTCTCTCTGTCTGCTTCTCCAGAGCTAGGTTGATATaaacctgcaggctgcagctagaTACATAGTCTCTCCCCTCTGCTATATATGTATCACATTTCATTTTCGTGGCCCCTATCATCTGCAGCATCAGCTCAGGTCCCTCTCTTATAATCTTATCCATCCACGTACGCCCGACCCTACAAATTAACTTAGCTTAAGCATATATATCCACAAAGTAATTACTCgcccgttccaaaatataaattaaataccGCTGAAGTTTAActtttatctcaaaatataacgaCTTCTGAAGACTCAACATACCCAACCTCACAAGTAGTTAATTTATCCCGCTGGCCTCACCTTATCTGTTGGTGATAATTAATCTAGGAGCATTTGGTTGCAACCTGCGCAATCAGATAAAAATTAAACCACTTATTCATATGGCATGTGGGTTCGTTAGCCAAATAACCAGCCAGCAATTAAGCCTTCTAATGAGAGGACAAAATTATGAacagattttatttttcccctcatttatatgtgtatgtatgtatgaaaCAAACTAATCATACACGGATTGtaatgcagctagctagctaagctagtgcTTGTTTATCATTAAGCTGCATGTGCGGTTAGTTCAGTCTATAAATATTAGTCACAACTCTTCCTTCATGTAGTTCTTCCTTCGGTATACATGTATGAATTAATGCTCATCCAAGGCTCAGATTAACTAACAAATATATGTTTCAGTTTCCTTCTCGGCGAGCGAGCATATAAATTATTTATTCCATGTCAATATGTATATCCACTTCAAATGGCTCGGCAGATGAAGAGATCATATGTATGGCATCAATGTAAAGAGGATATATAAATTGAAGGAGGAAGTAGAAGCCAGCATAAATATATgactatggccctgtttagttccccacAAAAATTTTATACCCTATCaaatcgaatgtttgaacacctacataaagtattaaatataggctaaaaaataactaattacacagattgtgactaatttacgagttgaatcttttaagcctaattgctctatgatttgataatgtggtgctacagtaaacatttactaatgacggattaattatgcttaataaattcgtctcgctatTTACTTATAGAttctgcaattagtttttttattagtgtccgaacaaCCCATACGACACTCTAtactatataatacccgatgtgacacgtctAAATTTTACACCCTGGATTTAAACACCCCCTGTACAGCAGTACATGCATACACCTATAAAATGCAGCTGAGGCAACAATTGACGGTCGTACAGTAGTAGAGGCCAGTGTATATATGCTGGCATTTCACATGCGCAGGCATGTAGTAGGAGTTTGCATACGTACGTACGGTGGCTGTATAATAACGGATGTGACGGTGCAACCATCGACCTGATTAGCTGATTGGTTAGGGTTAGGTATACCTGCAGACTAGTACTAGCATTGTAAGCTCTAGGTTGTCCCATActtacatatatgcatatatataaggatcgatataaatttatatgttttttgACGAAATATATATGTTCAATAATTCAGCCAAATCCACCTCTAAATTTGATCAGCTCACCGAAATTATATACAGTACTAGCTAGGTGCTCCAGCACAAAAACATTCCCCTGACATGCTCAAGTTGAGAATATATAATTCACATTTTGTTAGTTGGTTGCGGATGCGCATGTGGACTGGTTGTTCGGTTCTATCCATTAACAGACATATCATTTGATCAGGTGATAATTTATAAACTTTGaattatactacctctgttctaaaataagtgcagccgtggatatccgtatccaacatttaaccgtccgttttatttgaaaaaattatgaaaaaattaaaaaaaatagtcacacataaaggtTCTCATATCTGCAACTCGCGATTTTCGCGAGAGAACCAAATCCAAGTTGGTGAAGATCATGATTTAGGCTGGCATAGTAGTGATTACCTTTGCAATTGCGGTTCGAATCTATCCGATCTTTATCTTTTTGCTCAAAGAACGAATAGAACCCCTTGTCGAAGCCCTTTATGATAAGCTTCCCTGGATCTGGGAAGTTTCTCTTTCACGGTATTGGGATCGTTTGATCGATTTCCTTGATCGCTACTTATGGGCGTGCGCTCAAAGGATACAAACAGGGATTCGCAAACAAAAAGGGGAATTCGTAGTCACTTTTTCCTCTCGCGTAAAAAAAAGGCTTTACGCGAGAGCAATAGAGGTTGGGATACATCTATCTCTTCTGAGCAACCTCTTTTGGATTCTTAAGACCACCCTTGCAGTAGGATACCGTCTGCTTTGGGTTCTTTATTATATTATCTCCTTCGAGGGATTTTTAGGATCGTTCAGGCTATATTTAGTCTATTTTGGCTTTTACTGTCTCCTTTTCTCAGGGAAGTGGTTAAGGACCTCAGAAGATAGAGGAGAGCGCCAGGCGCAGATTTCCGGAATACTTCTACGGGGAATGCTCATTGAATGGCATTCTCCGTATTATGCCTTGAAGAGGACTCGAACCTCCACGCTCTTTAGCACGAGATTTTGAGTCTCGCGTGTCTACCATTTCACCATCAATGCATCTTGAAAGTGAATCATATTCCATGAATATGATATCTATCTAATGTGATATCTTGAAAGTGAATCGTATTCCATGAATATGATATCTATCTAATGTGATATATGGAATATATGACAAAGGTGGAGTCTTGGAGTATTTCGATCGGTCATATAGGCCTGAGTCAGACATCAAATAGCTTCGATTTGCATTATCCGTAGGACACCTTATATGTATCAAAATCAAAAAGATATACAATCCAATTTCTCGATTCAATAGAAGCCCAAAGAGGTGCATATGGTACCCAAATAAGGATAGAATAGATATGTCAAAAGCAGGTCTGATTACACCTATTCCTAATCCTAAATAGAATGTAAGGACGTGGGGATTTCTATGTAAACAGAGTATCCTATTTCCATAGGCTCGAATGACCACTTCTTATAATAAGAATGTGCACGGTCTGGTCCGGTATGGAATGAACTTATAATCTGATGATCGAGTCGATTCCATGATTATAAGTTCATAACCCTAGCGCCCATTCCCATTTTGGGCGGAACAGATCTACTAATTCTTTTATTCCAGTTATTAAGAGGGATCTTGAACTAAGAAATAGACCTAGCAGCTAAAAGAGGGTATCCTGAGCAATTGCAAGAATGGGGTTCATTGATATTCCTGATATAGTAGATGCTATCACACATACAGTCATACTCAATTCGATGGAATTGTTTGATCTTAAAGGGGATCTTCTATAATTTCGTACATAAGGGGTTATTTTTTGGTTTCGTCTAGTCATTAATAACTTgactatttttagataatagtagATAGAAAGAACGCTCGTAAGGAGTCCTATTGAAAccaatattatttatgttttatcatctaataacaataaaaatactaattataattttttttaaataaaacgaacggtccaATGTTGAatatgaatagtgcaaaactacacttattttgaaacACAGGGAGTATATAAAACAGCCttgaattttatatatatatatatatatataactaattTTCTGTCTTCTGGAACGCTTGTTTTACAGCTGACAAAgtcaaagaaaaaataaacgaagcaactaaaaataatttatacatAAAACTCTTATATAATATCCTTAGTGATTTGACTCGGTTTAAAACAGATTATTCATCAGATTGTAGTTGTAAATTATCTACTAAATTgtatagataaattaaatattttaatatataaacttaacaaataacTCAAAacaaatagtaaaaaaaaataagaatatgTATTTTTCGAATGGTATAGTAAATAATCTGTTTCAATAGTCTAAGTATATAATCTAAAAAGCCTAATACTAATAGAATATAAACTGCGTTAAAGAAAACCTTAAATTAACTTaaaatcaagttttaaaatttaaattctagttgcagctaataagccaaaacgcaAACAATGGATGTGGGTAGCATCAGATCAGCCCATACAAGTTTTTGTCAAAGATTTCTGCTTGCGTGGTAGGTGCATGACCAAGGCTGTGGTAGGTACATGATCAAGGCTAGCTAGGGTTAACCAAACAAGATTACCTCACCTCACGGTTACCATGACAACAGCGTGGTAGGTATATCGTGGTTTCAAAAACTAAAAAGCTCACCACATATGATAACCACGATAACCGAGCGGTTTTGTAAACCTAGATCAAGGCTCAAGTTGTTGCTTCCATTTCATGGAACATGCTGCAACTACTACCTAGCATTACTAAGTTCAAGCGAGGCCACCCCAGGATCAGAATGAAGGCAATGGTGTACACAAGCTGCAAGAAACGGGAACGAAATATCCACAGGAGATATTGATGAATTCAAGCCGC
Coding sequences:
- the LOC4334827 gene encoding probable xyloglucan endotransglucosylase/hydrolase protein 30, yielding MAAAVLAVLWACMMMMSLAPASLAASGFEEVPTIAFDEGFSPLFGEDNMVKSADGRTVSITLNRYTGSGFISSDYYHHGFFSASIKLPKDHTAGVVVAFYLSNGDVFEKTHDELDFEFLGNRYRHEWKMQTNVYGNGSTDRGREERYLMPFDPTADAHRFSILWHSRLIVFYVDGVPIREVPRTAAMGADYPSKPMALYVTIWDGSTWATDNGKYKVNYKRGPFTAVFSDLVLRGCTARSDIRLATTADDQDRCAAAEEDLMESDEYSSTMAMTARKRMAMRRFRQRQMLYTVCYDTNRYPEPFPECDVNMAERQMYWQWGESKVVRPRVRPRPGRRSKRRPSPEATAIPPPVLVSLQQAD